In a genomic window of Maridesulfovibrio ferrireducens:
- a CDS encoding PhnD/SsuA/transferrin family substrate-binding protein, with protein sequence MLRKILAITFILILSVAGAVSVAGAAESFKFVIIEPGQPGTSADAQPVMDSLAEYVSEKLGKPATGVYFNELEPALKYLDENKPIWGICGLTFFTSYSDKYIMTPVASTLPQGLDKDVWRILAPSDGPDSVKEIKGTVFGSMLYTPESRKILFKKDEAENQLVIEGTSRPLSKLRWVNKGKAAGVCLNAVQYSVLSGSDRFSGVKVVYESGKLPNSPVVWFGKVTDDSFRLQAILLDMKDDPAAASLLKLLQTNGFGPADKELK encoded by the coding sequence ATGTTAAGAAAAATATTAGCGATCACTTTTATTCTGATTTTATCAGTTGCAGGCGCAGTCTCTGTCGCAGGGGCGGCTGAATCATTTAAATTTGTCATTATTGAGCCCGGTCAGCCTGGAACATCCGCAGATGCCCAGCCGGTAATGGATTCACTCGCAGAGTATGTTTCCGAAAAACTTGGAAAGCCTGCAACCGGTGTTTATTTTAATGAATTGGAACCTGCGCTCAAGTATCTTGATGAAAATAAACCGATATGGGGAATTTGCGGATTAACGTTTTTCACGAGCTATTCAGATAAATATATAATGACCCCTGTTGCATCCACCTTACCGCAGGGACTTGATAAAGATGTCTGGAGAATTCTTGCTCCGTCTGACGGGCCGGATTCTGTGAAAGAGATTAAAGGAACTGTTTTTGGTTCTATGCTTTATACTCCTGAATCCCGCAAAATTCTTTTTAAAAAAGATGAAGCTGAAAATCAGCTTGTTATTGAAGGGACATCAAGGCCTCTCAGTAAATTGCGCTGGGTTAATAAAGGGAAGGCTGCCGGAGTATGTCTGAACGCAGTTCAGTATTCTGTGCTCAGCGGATCGGATCGTTTTTCCGGTGTGAAGGTTGTTTACGAATCGGGGAAACTTCCTAACAGTCCTGTGGTATGGTTCGGCAAGGTGACTGATGATTCTTTTCGACTTCAGGCGATTTTGCTTGATATGAAAGATGATCCTGCGGCTGCAAGTTTATTGAAACTTTTGCAGACTAACGGATTCGGACCTGCTGATAAGGAGCTTAAATGA
- the hpnH gene encoding adenosyl-hopene transferase HpnH: MAIPAIQIARLGKYILSQTLKGNKHYPLVLMLEPLFQCNLRCKGCGKINQPASVLNQRLSFDECIAAVEECGAPIVSIPGGEPLLHPEIPAIVKELVRRKKFVYLCTNGILIPERINQFKPSPYLTFNIHLDGLEEVHDNIVCKQGVFQSAIRSIKLLKSKGFRVNTNTTLFGGQTPENAAAFFDYLTGLGVDGMTLSAAFSYEAAADQDSFLTREQSKKLFREIFRLGKGKKWDFSHSSFYLDFLAGNQDYSCSPWGNPCRSVHGWQRPCYLLEDGFVPTYKELMEQTDWDKYGVGNDPRCANCMVHCGFEPTSVADSVKRPIKGAMLALKGLNLK, from the coding sequence TTGGCAATTCCTGCAATACAGATAGCTCGACTTGGGAAATATATTCTTTCACAGACACTTAAGGGTAATAAGCATTATCCTTTGGTTCTTATGCTGGAGCCGTTGTTTCAGTGCAACTTGCGTTGCAAAGGATGCGGAAAAATTAATCAGCCTGCATCAGTTTTAAACCAGCGTTTGTCTTTTGACGAGTGTATCGCTGCTGTTGAAGAATGCGGCGCACCAATCGTTTCAATCCCGGGTGGAGAACCTCTCCTGCATCCTGAAATTCCTGCTATTGTCAAAGAATTAGTCAGGCGTAAAAAGTTTGTATATCTTTGCACCAACGGAATTCTTATTCCTGAGCGCATCAATCAGTTCAAGCCTAGTCCATATCTTACTTTCAATATCCATCTCGATGGGTTGGAAGAAGTGCATGATAATATTGTTTGCAAGCAGGGCGTATTTCAGTCCGCAATCAGATCAATAAAATTGCTTAAATCCAAAGGATTTAGAGTTAATACGAATACTACTCTTTTCGGTGGACAGACCCCTGAAAATGCAGCTGCGTTCTTTGATTATCTCACCGGACTTGGTGTTGACGGAATGACTCTTTCAGCCGCGTTCAGCTATGAAGCCGCAGCCGATCAGGACAGTTTCCTTACTCGTGAACAGAGCAAAAAACTTTTCCGTGAAATTTTTAGACTCGGCAAAGGGAAAAAATGGGATTTCAGCCACAGTAGCTTTTATCTCGATTTCCTCGCCGGAAATCAGGACTATTCCTGTTCCCCTTGGGGAAATCCTTGTCGTTCCGTGCATGGTTGGCAGCGTCCCTGTTATCTGCTTGAAGACGGATTTGTTCCAACTTACAAGGAACTTATGGAGCAGACTGACTGGGATAAATACGGAGTGGGTAACGATCCCCGCTGTGCAAACTGCATGGTGCATTGCGGATTTGAACCAACCTCCGTTGCCGATTCAGTAAAGCGTCCAATCAAAGGCGCAATGTTAGCTCTTAAGGGACTTAATTTAAAATAA
- a CDS encoding TRAP transporter TatT component family protein — protein sequence MILSLRIVMIAVLGCFLCSCAAQTGTTAAVPTVEYKTKDVSLWKSCTLKQAESLAASSKDADNLESATCYAWLLESGTVTKTDDAIAGRKVIEAYLKKNPKSGVGHYLSAFLAGKEAQLSPLRGLDLVPVLEQEALLAEKLSPEVDFGGPDRMLGELYLEAPSPPLSVGNLSKSLVHFEKAVKISPDFYLNHLGYGAALLEDGEKAKACVQFSQALKSKSFDKKSLKINTYEKLVGACQKAPAAKK from the coding sequence ATGATTTTATCCCTTCGCATCGTGATGATCGCAGTTTTAGGGTGTTTTCTGTGCAGTTGTGCAGCTCAAACCGGTACAACTGCCGCAGTTCCAACGGTTGAGTATAAAACAAAAGATGTTTCTCTTTGGAAATCATGCACCTTAAAACAAGCTGAATCACTTGCTGCCAGCAGTAAGGATGCGGATAATCTTGAATCTGCAACTTGCTACGCTTGGCTGCTTGAAAGTGGAACAGTTACTAAAACTGATGATGCTATTGCCGGGCGAAAGGTCATAGAGGCATATCTTAAGAAAAACCCTAAAAGCGGAGTTGGACATTATCTTTCAGCGTTTTTAGCTGGTAAAGAGGCGCAACTTTCGCCCTTGCGCGGGCTTGACCTTGTGCCTGTCTTGGAGCAAGAAGCATTGTTGGCTGAAAAGCTTTCTCCTGAAGTAGATTTTGGCGGACCTGACCGGATGCTCGGTGAACTTTATCTCGAAGCTCCTTCTCCACCACTAAGTGTTGGAAATCTCAGTAAGTCTTTAGTTCATTTTGAGAAAGCTGTAAAAATTAGTCCCGACTTTTATTTGAATCATCTTGGATACGGCGCTGCTTTGCTTGAAGATGGTGAAAAAGCTAAAGCGTGTGTTCAGTTTTCACAGGCTTTAAAAAGTAAAAGTTTTGATAAGAAATCATTAAAAATAAATACATATGAAAAGTTGGTAGGAGCATGTCAGAAAGCGCCTGCTGCTAAAAAATAA